In a genomic window of Streptococcus mitis NCTC 12261:
- the rlmH gene encoding 23S rRNA (pseudouridine(1915)-N(3))-methyltransferase RlmH produces MKIKVVTVGKLKEKYLKDGIAEYSKRISRFAKLEMIELADEKTPDKASESENQKILEIEGQRILSKVGDRDFVIVLAIEGKTFSSEEFSKQLEEASIKGFSTLTFIIGGSLGLAQDVKKRANLSVSFGRLTLPHQLMRLVLVEQIYRAFTIQQGSPYHK; encoded by the coding sequence ATGAAAATTAAAGTTGTAACAGTTGGGAAACTGAAAGAAAAGTATTTAAAAGATGGTATTGCAGAGTATTCAAAACGAATTTCTCGATTTGCTAAGCTTGAAATGATAGAGCTGGCAGATGAAAAAACACCAGATAAGGCCAGTGAATCAGAAAATCAAAAGATTTTAGAAATAGAAGGTCAGAGAATTTTATCAAAAGTTGGTGACCGTGATTTCGTGATTGTGTTGGCTATCGAAGGGAAAACTTTCTCCTCAGAAGAATTTAGTAAACAATTAGAAGAAGCTTCTATAAAAGGATTTTCTACTCTTACATTTATTATTGGAGGGAGTCTGGGACTAGCACAGGATGTAAAAAAGAGAGCCAATCTCTCTGTTAGTTTTGGTCGTTTAACCTTGCCCCATCAGTTAATGAGACTAGTCCTTGTTGAACAAATCTATCGAGCTTTTACAATACAGCAGGGCTCGCCCTATCATAAATAG
- the comC gene encoding competence-stimulating peptide ComC, translating to MKNTVNLDKFVELKEKDLQNIQGGEIRQTHNIFFNFFKRR from the coding sequence ATGAAAAACACAGTTAATTTAGATAAGTTTGTAGAATTGAAGGAAAAAGACTTGCAAAATATTCAAGGTGGGGAGATAAGGCAAACACATAATATTTTCTTTAATTTCTTTAAAAGAAGATAA